One Balaenoptera musculus isolate JJ_BM4_2016_0621 chromosome 13, mBalMus1.pri.v3, whole genome shotgun sequence genomic region harbors:
- the RAD51AP2 gene encoding LOW QUALITY PROTEIN: RAD51-associated protein 2 (The sequence of the model RefSeq protein was modified relative to this genomic sequence to represent the inferred CDS: inserted 11 bases in 8 codons; deleted 5 bases in 4 codons; substituted 4 bases at 4 genomic stop codons): MSFTQRAPQVVELGEPASPLPPPDDPDSPPPRSKRPRLEEPGGVSEAGWWLPLVPRLSEAEKVWESSARPFKALLVSAKEIFDNSTDSRVEKSVGERQMCNLGCRNSRFEMKSCLRSLPSQSFDSGLKASRTSCEPGLYDREPFGVHCSDRSATEAGQLPNASIHDGQAIKNEDGKRYLLQGRDNSQEDIIAQNRQKNSFLDVTFYKETKSTFHDIKSRCKADSVMPSNKKENSISASTLKYXKISTTPSMEIGKPSYFRDCSTISIPEFPTDLNSKMSSVYLKEIMKKNDKNEACVRDFTNIHWSQNRXDVKKQKLQDDEKTVDAENIFSECYGSNHQSLSNQCSCEKKDLISLHYYNHCSIKSDAMDSAKNFTIKLENANWERQKCLDSYISTRSEKLKSWDCNIILRKNRKNCWIMDSYKTKCENMKTTGEILNLQQLLETDLLSKENYHNTEVMKTHEGKSEPLMIETLGSQKALIKIFWLKGKGENDNMLQLRCYTTQKDFHLSSXFXKFHYRNFYFLKSISGNQKDNNILTWYGILKCKNQIDVQNLITRNMNVNRNNXYLSIYLQTSVLDLLNTILKTNITSLLNNFDSLTIIENDSKLEEGCIFKWVIYLNYPKKRYSEKTYQFLQYDDXKHTLPIFETYEKIPLLMDFDDIDEIFLXKEISYKNRSCPERLMSVGNWVHCSPKTVKXHVKSCPQFIQIQKYINKKTYEXICRTKIYILKENKKHNKINRFNFKCIFEDFFNIRQQTIQASHDKKHNEQTDLTTITPVLTFGDLISEVXEKKYDLILKEEVKVTAQSLTNSCQVHEDIKIEKEEKKSFYSTEGIFFVQPVSLMSKKVGVEETKYVNRNNVADRNESENIFQESELAKSKHFHPKNDSSECFNLQFETHLSVGNNECFQDLSAKCLSRDALTIVNDFEMKSKFDLVLEELHMFHEISMENEILSTVETNNGQENYFVENNDVEEVKTEIKEGLKMGTENKICSSSLLCDTIAGPNTHKKHQNLFKWKKVPKNGEQEVPNEYCCLRTSEEELLYSTSKEGCEKPSPERPAFFSDEFKEEKCNYLVKGGGNFSYGISRVLPLKTCSRPIRIGCQEKLSLXRLHPYLQXICYENLEEGIGL, from the exons ATGTCGTTCACGCAGCGCGCGCCTCAGGTTGTGGAGCTCGGGGAGCCTGCTTCCCCTTTACCGCCTCCTGACGACCCTGATTCCCCACCACCCCGTAGTAAGCGGCCCCGTCTTGAGGAGCCCGGTGGTGTTTCTGAGGCGGGGTGGTGGCTGCCTTTGGTGCCTCGCTTGTCAGAGGCGGAAAAAGTCTGGGAGTCGTCGGCCAGACCCTTCAAGGCGCTCCTGGTTTCAGCTAAGGAGATTTTTGATAACTCCACAGACTCGCGTGTGGAGAAGTCTGTCGGTGAGAGGCAGATGTGTAATCTGGGATGCCGAAATAGCAGGTTTGAGATGAAGAGTTGTTTGCGGTCTCTCCCCTCACAAAGTTTTGATTCTGGTTTGAAGGCTTCTAGAACGTCTTGTGAACCAGGGCTGTATGACAGAGAGCCCTTCGGTGTGCATTGCAGTGATAGATCTGCAACAGAGGCTGGTCAGCTGCCCAACGCCTCTATACATGATGGACAGGCAATTAAAAACgaggatggaaaacgatatttaCTGCAGGGGAGAGACAATAGCCAGGAGGAC ATAATTgcacaaaacagacagaaaaattcatttttagatGTTACCTTTTACAAGGAAACCAAATCAACGTTTCATGATATTAAGAGCAGATGTAAAGCTGACAGCGTTATGcca tcaaataaaaaagaaaatagcatttcAGCATCTACACTAAAATA CAAAATCTCAACCACGCCCagcatggaaattggcaaacccAGCTATTTTAGAGATTGCAGCACGATAAGTATCCCTGAGTTTCCAACTGATTTAAATAGCAAAATGTCTTCTGtctatttaaaggaaataatgaagaaaaatgacaaaaatgaggCATGTGTGAGGGATTTCACAAACATTCACTGGTCCCAAAATA CTGATGTTAAGAAGCAAAAGTTACAGGATGATGAAAAAACTGTGgatgcagaaaatattttttctgaatgtTATGGAAGTAACCACCAGTCACTCAGCAACCAA TGTTCGTGCGAGAAAAAAGACTTGATCAGTTTACACTACTATAATCACTGTAGTATCAAGTCTGATGCAATGGACTCTGCAAAGAATTTCACTATAaaactagaaaatgcaaattgGGAGAGGCAGAAA tgcctggacagctacatatctACCAGATCGGAAAAATTGAAAAGCTGGGACTGTaacattattttgagaaaaaataggaaaaattgtTGGATTATGGATAGTTACAAAActaaatgtgaaaatatgaaaacaactgGAGAAATATTGAATTTGCAACAATTATTAGAAACAGATCttttaagcaaagaaaattatcacaATACAGAAGTCATGAAAACACATGAAGGAAAATCAGAGCCTCTCATGATAGAAACACTGGGTAGTCAAAaagctttaataaaaattttttggttAAAAGGTAAAGGAGAAAACGATAATATGCTACAGTTGAGATGTTACACTACACAAAAAGACTTTCATTTAAgcag attttgaaaatttcattacaggaatttttatttccttaaaagtaTTTCAGGAaatcaaaaagataataatatcTTAACCTGGTATGGAATTTTGAAGTGTAAAAATCAAATTGATGTTCAAAATCTAATAACTAGGAATATGAATGTCAATAGAAATA GATATTTAAGCATATATTTACAAACCAGTGTTTTAGACCTTCTAAATACTATATTGAAAACCAACATAACATCTTTGCTCAATAACTTTGACTCTTTAACAATAATTGAAAATGATTCTAAATTAGAAGAGGGATGCATTTTCAAATGGGTAATATATTTGAATTATCCAAAAAAACGTTACAGTGAAAAAACTTATCAGTTCCTCCAGTATGACGATTAAAAACATACACTTCCAATTTttgaaacatatgaaaaaattccCCTTTTAATGGACTTTGATGACATCGATGAAATTTTTT ACAAAGAAATTAGTTACAAGAATAGGAGTTGTCCTGAACGACTCATGAGTGTGGGAAACTGGGTGCACTGTAGTCCTAAAACTGTTA CACATGTTAAGTCTTGTCCTCAATTTATACAGATccagaaatatattaataaaaaaactTATGAATAAATATGCAGAACCAAGATTTATAttctgaaggaaaacaaaaagcataaTAAGATCaacagatttaattttaaatgcatatttgaaGATTTCTTCAATATTAGGCAACAGACTATACAGGCAAGCCACGACAAAAAACACAATGAACAAACCGATCTGACGACTATAACTCCGGTGCTAACCTTTGGGGACTTGATAAGTgaag gagaaaaaaaatatgacttaATTTTGAAGGAGGAAGTAAAAGTCACAGCCCAAAGTTTAACAAACAGTTGCCAAGTTCATGAAGATATTaagatagaaaaggaagagaaaaagagtttTTATTCAACGGAAGGCATATTTTTTGTGCAACCAGTTTCATTAATGAGTAAGAAAGTAGGTGTGGAAGAAACTAAATATGTTAATCGAAATAATGTAGCTGACAGAAATGAATCTGagaatatttttcaagaaagTGAGTTAGCTAAATCAAAGCATTTTCATCCAAAGAATGACTCTTCAGAATGTTTTAATCTTCAATTTGAAACTCATTTGAGTGTAGGGAACAATGAATGTTTTCAGGACTTATCTGCCAAGTGTTTATCAAGAGATGCTCTGACAATAGTAAACGATTTTGAGATGAAGAGTAAATTTGATTTAGTACTTGAAGAACTTCATATGTTTCATGAAATTAGTATGGAAAATGAAATTCTAAGCACTGTGGAAACCAACAATGGGCAAGAAAATTACTTTGTAGAAAATAATGATGTAGAGGAGGTAAAAACGGAGATTAAAGAAGGTTTGAAAATGggtacagaaaacaaaatatgttcaTCTTCTTTGCTCTGTGATACGATAGCAGGTCCTAATACGCATAAAAAACaccaaaatttgtttaaatggaaaaaagtacCCAAAAATGGAGAACAGGAAGTTCCTAATGAATATTGCTGTCTAAGAACATCAGAGGAAGAATTACTCTATTCTACTTCTAAGGAAG GTTGTGAAAAACCTTCACCTGAAAGACCAGCTTTTTTCTCTGAtgaatttaaggaagaaaaatgtaattatttagtGAAGGGAG GTGGCAACttttcatatggaatttcaagagTACTACCTCTTAAGACATGCAGTCGACCAATCAGAATTGGTTGTCAAGAAAAGCTAAGCTT ACGACTTCATCCCTATCTGCAATAAATATGTTACGAGAACTTAGAAGAAGGTATTGGACTTTAA